A genomic segment from Frateuria edaphi encodes:
- the glgX gene encoding glycogen debranching protein GlgX, protein MPRRNRAVAHGLRSCEFADTEDTLMPTLPERMQPGAPYPLGAHCDGIGTNFAVFSAHAERIELCLFDPSGRREIARYVLPECTDEIWHGYLPRLRGGQLYGYRAYGPYEPEQGHRFNPNKLLLDPYARQLAGQLRWSDVLHGYRVSSPRADLSFDRRDSAAAMPKAVVVDEPMHWEGRTHRPRTPWSKTIVYEAHVKGLTRTLKRIRPHERGTFLALADPYVIDHLVHLGVTAIELLPIHAFVQDRRLTEMKLRNYWGYNTLAFFAPEPSYMAEGALNELRAAVQALHVAGIEVILDVVYNHTGEGSELGPTLSFRGLDNASYYRLLPDDPRHCINDTGTGNTVNTAHPRVLQLVMDSLRYWVQNFHIDGFRFDLGVTLGREANGFDPNCGLFDAMRQDPVLNGVKLISEPWDVGPGGYQLGNHPPGFGEWNGQFRDDVRRFWKGDDGLRGALAGRLQGSADLFDHQHRRPWASVNFVTAHDGYTLQDLVSYEQKHNEANGEDNRDGANDNESNNHGAEGPTEDAAILDARGRAKRAMLATLLFSHGTPMLLGGDEFGRSQGGNNNAYCQDNEISWLDWKLAQSDGGRALIDFVARLIRLREQHPTLRADCFMHGGADLLPGLAPVSWYNERASAMKQSDWNDAQGRLLMLRRALPKGKRHLDVTLLLINGTGEPHAFALPEPKLPWRLRIDTGNPEAPERNVEEPTLELKGLSVMLLSAAPRQDGA, encoded by the coding sequence ATGCCACGCCGTAACCGCGCGGTCGCACACGGATTGCGTTCCTGCGAATTCGCCGACACGGAAGACACGCTGATGCCCACCCTCCCCGAACGCATGCAGCCCGGCGCGCCCTATCCCCTGGGCGCGCACTGCGACGGCATCGGCACCAACTTCGCGGTGTTCTCGGCCCACGCCGAGCGCATCGAGCTGTGCCTGTTCGATCCCTCCGGCCGGCGCGAGATCGCCCGCTACGTACTGCCCGAGTGCACCGACGAGATCTGGCACGGCTATCTGCCGCGCCTGCGCGGCGGGCAGCTCTACGGCTACCGCGCCTACGGTCCGTACGAGCCGGAGCAGGGCCACCGCTTCAACCCGAACAAGCTGCTGCTCGATCCTTACGCGCGCCAGCTCGCCGGGCAGTTGCGCTGGTCGGACGTGTTGCACGGCTACCGCGTGTCCTCGCCGCGCGCGGACTTGTCCTTCGACCGCCGCGACAGCGCCGCGGCGATGCCCAAGGCGGTAGTGGTCGATGAGCCGATGCACTGGGAAGGGCGCACGCACCGCCCGCGCACGCCCTGGTCGAAAACCATCGTCTACGAGGCGCACGTCAAGGGCCTGACCCGCACGCTCAAGCGCATCCGCCCGCACGAGCGCGGCACCTTCCTGGCGCTGGCCGATCCCTACGTGATCGACCACCTGGTGCACCTGGGCGTCACCGCGATCGAGCTGCTGCCGATCCACGCCTTCGTGCAGGACCGGCGCCTGACCGAAATGAAGCTGCGCAACTACTGGGGCTACAACACGCTGGCGTTCTTCGCGCCCGAACCCTCGTACATGGCGGAGGGCGCGCTCAACGAGTTGCGCGCCGCGGTACAGGCGCTGCACGTGGCAGGCATCGAGGTGATCCTCGACGTCGTCTACAACCACACCGGGGAGGGCAGCGAACTGGGCCCCACGCTGAGCTTCCGTGGACTGGACAACGCCAGCTACTACCGCCTGCTGCCGGACGATCCGCGCCACTGCATCAACGATACCGGTACCGGCAACACCGTCAACACCGCGCATCCGCGCGTGCTGCAACTGGTGATGGACTCGCTGCGCTACTGGGTACAGAACTTCCACATCGACGGGTTCCGCTTCGACCTCGGCGTCACGCTGGGCCGCGAGGCGAACGGCTTCGATCCGAACTGTGGCCTGTTCGACGCCATGCGCCAGGACCCGGTGCTCAACGGCGTGAAGCTGATTTCCGAGCCGTGGGACGTCGGTCCCGGTGGCTACCAGCTGGGCAACCATCCGCCCGGCTTCGGCGAGTGGAACGGCCAGTTCCGCGACGACGTGCGTCGCTTCTGGAAAGGCGACGATGGACTGCGCGGCGCGCTCGCCGGCCGGTTGCAGGGCTCGGCCGACCTGTTCGACCACCAGCACCGGCGTCCATGGGCTTCGGTCAACTTCGTCACCGCGCACGACGGCTACACCCTGCAGGACCTGGTCAGCTACGAACAGAAGCACAACGAGGCCAACGGCGAGGACAACCGCGACGGCGCCAACGACAACGAGAGCAACAACCACGGCGCCGAGGGCCCGACCGAGGACGCCGCCATCCTCGACGCGCGCGGCCGCGCCAAACGCGCCATGCTGGCCACGCTGCTGTTCTCGCATGGCACACCCATGCTGCTGGGCGGCGACGAGTTCGGCCGAAGCCAAGGCGGCAACAACAACGCCTACTGCCAGGACAACGAGATCTCCTGGCTCGACTGGAAGCTGGCGCAATCCGACGGCGGCCGTGCGCTCATCGACTTCGTCGCGCGGCTGATCCGCCTGCGCGAGCAGCACCCGACCCTGCGCGCGGACTGTTTCATGCACGGCGGCGCCGACCTCCTGCCGGGCCTGGCGCCGGTGTCCTGGTACAACGAACGCGCCAGCGCCATGAAGCAGAGCGACTGGAACGATGCCCAGGGCCGCCTGCTGATGCTCCGCCGCGCGCTGCCCAAGGGGAAGCGCCACCTCGACGTGACCCTGTTGTTGATCAACGGCACCGGCGAGCCCCACGCCTTCGCGCTTCCCGAGCCGAAGTTGCCCTGGCGCCTGCGCATCGACACCGGCAACCCCGAAGCGCCCGAGCGCAACGTCGAGGAGCCCACGCTCGAACTCAAGGGACTGAGCGTCATGCTGCTTTCCGCCGCGCCGCGGCAGGACGGTGCATGA
- the treZ gene encoding malto-oligosyltrehalose trehalohydrolase produces MSARFHHAMPYGAELHGDGRTRFRLWAPDVAQVQLELGSIATQPMRALDDGWHECIREAPAGTRYRFHVGKDLRVPDPASRLQEAGDVHGASVVVDPVTFDWRHADWCGRPWREAVVYELHVGACGGFRGVQAMLPRLQALGVTAIELMPIAQFPGDRNWGYDGVLPFAPAAAYGSPDELKALVDAAHGLGLTMILDVVYNHFGPDGNYLGAYASPFFRSEGPPTPWGAAIDVALPPVGDFFVHNALYWLQEYRFDGLRLDAVHALHNPAWLLSLAARVRAATDGRQVHLILENEANLAHLLGPDRFDAQWNDDFHNAVHVLLTGERAGYYGAYADDPLDKLVRCLAEGFAWQGEPMRGKPRGEPSAHLAPLCFVDFLQNHDQIGNRARGERLTALTDADKLEAAYALLLLTPSVPMLFMGEEWGSRRPFLYFTDHQSEQLRTAVREGRRKEFAEFEGHGAGDVPDPNAPATFEESTLDPTEAASAEGVARLTLVRLLLAQRREHLAPWLEQARPLGARAIGERALQAHWQLGDARLHVYCNLGERAAHVDAKPTPAARWLHGEASAIAALAEGRLDPARTLVFLEPSA; encoded by the coding sequence ATGAGCGCGCGCTTCCACCACGCCATGCCCTACGGCGCCGAACTGCATGGCGACGGACGCACGCGCTTCCGGTTATGGGCGCCCGATGTGGCGCAAGTGCAGCTGGAACTCGGATCGATAGCCACCCAGCCGATGCGCGCACTGGACGATGGCTGGCACGAGTGCATCCGCGAGGCGCCTGCCGGCACCCGCTATCGCTTCCACGTCGGCAAGGACCTGCGCGTTCCCGACCCCGCCTCGCGGCTGCAGGAGGCGGGCGACGTACACGGCGCCAGCGTCGTGGTCGATCCGGTCACGTTCGACTGGCGACACGCCGACTGGTGCGGGCGACCGTGGCGCGAGGCCGTGGTGTACGAACTGCACGTGGGCGCCTGCGGCGGCTTCCGCGGCGTGCAGGCCATGCTTCCGCGCCTGCAGGCGCTGGGCGTCACCGCGATCGAGCTGATGCCCATTGCGCAGTTCCCCGGCGACCGCAACTGGGGCTATGACGGCGTGCTGCCGTTCGCGCCGGCGGCGGCCTACGGCTCGCCCGACGAGCTCAAGGCGTTGGTCGATGCGGCGCACGGGTTGGGCCTCACGATGATCCTGGACGTGGTCTACAACCACTTCGGCCCGGACGGGAATTACCTGGGTGCCTACGCCTCGCCGTTCTTCCGCAGCGAAGGCCCGCCGACGCCATGGGGCGCGGCGATCGACGTGGCGCTGCCGCCAGTGGGCGACTTCTTCGTGCACAACGCGTTGTACTGGCTCCAGGAGTACCGCTTCGACGGCCTGCGCCTGGACGCGGTGCATGCGCTGCACAACCCGGCATGGCTGCTCTCGCTCGCCGCCCGCGTGCGCGCGGCGACGGACGGGCGACAGGTGCACCTGATCCTGGAAAACGAAGCCAACCTGGCGCACCTGCTTGGCCCGGATCGTTTCGACGCGCAATGGAACGACGACTTCCACAACGCGGTGCACGTCCTGCTCACCGGCGAGCGCGCCGGCTACTACGGCGCCTACGCCGACGATCCGCTGGACAAGCTCGTGCGCTGCCTGGCCGAGGGCTTCGCCTGGCAGGGCGAACCGATGCGCGGCAAGCCACGCGGCGAACCGAGCGCCCATCTGGCTCCCCTGTGCTTCGTCGACTTCCTGCAGAACCACGACCAGATCGGCAATCGCGCGCGGGGCGAACGCCTCACCGCCCTGACCGATGCGGACAAGCTCGAGGCGGCGTATGCGCTGTTGCTGCTGACGCCGTCGGTGCCGATGCTGTTCATGGGCGAGGAGTGGGGCAGCCGCCGGCCGTTCCTGTACTTCACCGACCACCAGAGCGAACAACTGCGCACCGCCGTGCGCGAGGGCCGGCGCAAGGAATTCGCCGAGTTCGAAGGCCACGGCGCGGGCGACGTGCCCGACCCGAACGCGCCCGCCACCTTCGAAGAATCCACGCTGGATCCGACCGAAGCCGCCAGCGCGGAGGGCGTCGCACGCCTGACCCTGGTCCGCCTGCTCCTGGCGCAGCGCCGCGAGCACCTGGCGCCATGGCTGGAGCAGGCGCGACCGTTGGGCGCGCGTGCCATCGGCGAGCGCGCGTTGCAGGCACATTGGCAATTGGGCGATGCGCGGCTGCACGTCTACTGCAACCTGGGCGAACGCGCAGCACACGTCGACGCCAAGCCAACACCCGCTGCGCGATGGTTGCACGGCGAGGCGTCGGCGATCGCCGCCTTGGCCGAAGGCCGCCTCGATCCCGCCCGTACCCTGGTTTTCCTGGAACCTTCGGCATGA
- the glgB gene encoding 1,4-alpha-glucan branching protein GlgB, which translates to MNGRGQLDPGAVGALLRARHADPFAVLGPHRVEGQRLVRTLQPGAQAVEAIDGQGRVLASLETVADGLFAGAVPGEGAYRLRVHWPTAVQELDDPYAFGALLAEHDLHLIAQGQHPELWRQLGAHPVERDGVVGVRFAVWAPNARRVSVVGDFNHWDGRRHPMRLRLPHGVWELFVPGLRAGARYKYEILGADFSVQQKADPVALAAEAPPATASVVAADAPFRWTDHAWMADRTARQRLDAPLSIYELHAGSWWRDDRGESPGWDALAERLIPYLIGMGFTHLELLPIAEHPFGGSWGYQPLGQYAPTARFGPPEAFARFVDRCHEAGLGVIVDWVPAHFPTDAHGLAHFDGTALYEHADPREGFHQDWNTLIYNLGRNEVSGFLIGSALAWLERFHIDGLRVDAVASMLYRDYSRKHDEWVPNIHGGRENLESIAFLKRFNTVVHQHHPGVLTIAEESTAWPGVTRAPTEGGLGFDYKWNMGWMHDTLEYMSRDPIHRRWHHHEMTFSMVYAYSEHYVLPLSHDEVVHGKRSLLGRMPGDDWQRFANLRAYYGFMWAHPGKKLLFAGGELGQPTEWNHDAQLPWELLDDPRHRGVQQLLRDLNHLLAREPALHAWDSDPRGFRWAIGDDAGNSVFAWLRFAEGARPALVVSNLTPAPLHDYRIGVPREGRWELAINSDDAAYGGSGMGQGEAHAEPAPIHGQSHSLALTLPPLATVIYLAGQP; encoded by the coding sequence GTGAACGGCCGGGGCCAACTCGATCCCGGCGCGGTGGGTGCGCTGCTACGGGCACGCCACGCCGATCCGTTCGCCGTACTCGGGCCGCACCGCGTCGAGGGCCAGCGCCTGGTGCGTACGCTGCAGCCCGGCGCGCAGGCCGTCGAGGCGATCGACGGACAGGGCCGGGTACTCGCTTCGCTGGAGACGGTTGCCGATGGACTCTTCGCCGGCGCGGTGCCGGGCGAGGGCGCCTATCGCCTGCGCGTGCATTGGCCGACGGCGGTGCAGGAGCTGGACGATCCCTACGCCTTCGGCGCGTTGCTGGCCGAGCACGACCTGCACCTGATCGCCCAGGGCCAGCATCCGGAACTCTGGCGCCAGCTCGGCGCGCACCCGGTCGAACGCGACGGCGTGGTGGGCGTCCGCTTCGCCGTGTGGGCACCCAATGCGCGGCGGGTCAGCGTGGTCGGCGACTTCAACCACTGGGACGGCCGCCGCCACCCGATGCGCCTGCGCTTGCCGCACGGCGTGTGGGAACTGTTCGTACCGGGTCTTCGGGCCGGCGCTCGCTACAAGTACGAGATCCTCGGTGCGGACTTTTCGGTCCAGCAGAAGGCCGATCCGGTGGCGCTGGCCGCCGAGGCGCCGCCGGCCACCGCGTCGGTGGTTGCCGCCGACGCACCGTTTCGCTGGACCGACCATGCCTGGATGGCCGATCGCACGGCACGCCAGCGCCTGGACGCCCCCTTGTCCATCTACGAACTGCACGCCGGCTCCTGGTGGCGCGACGACCGGGGCGAGTCGCCCGGCTGGGATGCGCTGGCCGAGCGTTTGATTCCCTATCTCATCGGGATGGGCTTCACCCACCTCGAACTGCTTCCGATCGCCGAGCACCCGTTCGGCGGCTCCTGGGGCTACCAGCCGCTGGGCCAGTACGCGCCGACCGCGCGCTTCGGCCCGCCCGAGGCCTTCGCCCGCTTCGTCGACCGCTGCCACGAGGCGGGGCTGGGCGTGATCGTCGACTGGGTGCCCGCGCACTTCCCGACCGACGCGCACGGGCTGGCGCACTTCGACGGCACCGCGCTGTACGAACACGCCGACCCCCGCGAAGGCTTCCACCAGGATTGGAACACGCTGATCTACAACCTGGGCCGCAACGAGGTCTCAGGCTTCCTGATCGGCAGCGCCCTGGCCTGGCTGGAGCGCTTCCACATCGACGGCCTGCGCGTGGACGCGGTCGCTTCCATGCTCTACCGCGACTACAGCCGCAAGCACGACGAATGGGTGCCCAACATCCACGGCGGTCGCGAGAACCTCGAGTCGATCGCCTTCCTCAAGCGCTTCAACACGGTCGTGCACCAGCACCATCCCGGCGTGCTCACCATCGCCGAGGAATCGACCGCGTGGCCCGGTGTCACCCGCGCGCCGACCGAGGGCGGCCTGGGCTTCGACTACAAATGGAACATGGGCTGGATGCACGACACGCTCGAGTACATGTCGCGCGATCCGATCCATCGGCGCTGGCATCACCACGAGATGACCTTCTCGATGGTCTACGCCTATTCGGAGCACTACGTGCTGCCGCTGTCCCACGACGAGGTGGTGCATGGCAAGCGCTCGCTGCTCGGCCGCATGCCGGGCGACGACTGGCAACGCTTCGCCAACCTGCGCGCCTACTACGGCTTCATGTGGGCGCATCCGGGCAAGAAGCTGCTGTTCGCTGGCGGCGAACTGGGACAGCCGACGGAGTGGAACCACGATGCGCAGCTGCCGTGGGAGTTGCTGGACGATCCACGCCACCGCGGGGTACAGCAGCTGTTGCGCGACTTGAATCACTTGCTCGCGCGCGAGCCGGCGCTGCATGCCTGGGACAGCGACCCGCGCGGGTTCCGCTGGGCGATCGGCGACGATGCCGGCAACAGCGTGTTCGCCTGGCTGCGCTTCGCCGAGGGCGCGCGCCCGGCGCTGGTGGTGAGCAATCTCACGCCGGCGCCGCTGCATGATTACCGCATCGGCGTGCCGCGCGAAGGGCGCTGGGAACTGGCGATCAACAGCGACGATGCCGCCTACGGCGGTTCCGGCATGGGGCAGGGCGAGGCGCACGCCGAGCCGGCGCCGATCCACGGGCAGTCGCATTCGCTCGCTTTGACGCTGCCGCCGCTGGCCACGGTGATCTATCTGGCCGGCCAGCCATGA
- the malQ gene encoding 4-alpha-glucanotransferase — MSDLDTRLAELAGQAGVDVQWRDANDRPQQVAPPTLRAVLDALGLPCANEADIDASLERLRREREGTQLPRLVVADAGNSFPLPSANAPRRYRIEDEQGNAVDEGTVTADERMLRAPASWGYYRLLIGEDECTLAAAPPRAFGVGDIAGALRRPWGVAVQLSSLRRPGDGGIGDFTALEQCARAAAARGADALAISPVHALFAAAPERYSPYAPSSRLFLNPLYVDPGRVGGASALRTVTDAHNLRQELAELEWLDLIDWPRAARARMTLLRTLFEWSTADSKLTQALCAFRREQGEALERHARFEALQVHFRAHDTPGGWQAWPSEYHDPASPAVATFAREHSREVAFHAFLQWMAMRGLEDAQHAARASGMAIGLISDLAVGTDSGGSQAWSHQGELLHGLSVGAPPDLLNRNGQDWGLTTFSPSGLKRSGYAGYLAMLRAALAHAGGVRIDHVLGLKRLWLVPHGHGATEGAYVRYPFEDMLRLLAIESHRNRAVVIGEDLGTVPADFRRRVGEAGVLGIRVLWFERAADCGFIAPKHWSPDAMATTSTHDVPTVAGWWSGRDIEWRARAGLAEPGVDEIAERALDRSRLWRALCASGAAQAAGGLPDEDRPPSPEDVTPVAIAAAGHVARAPAPLVVIPAEDLLALPEQPNLPGPTDALHPNWRRRLPESAALLFDGAVAQACCGAVVAARDAS, encoded by the coding sequence GTGAGCGACCTCGACACCCGTCTCGCCGAGCTCGCCGGGCAGGCCGGGGTGGACGTGCAGTGGCGCGATGCCAACGACCGTCCGCAACAGGTCGCCCCGCCCACCCTGCGCGCGGTGCTCGACGCGCTCGGCCTGCCATGCGCGAACGAAGCCGACATCGACGCCAGCCTCGAACGGTTGCGCCGCGAACGCGAAGGCACGCAACTGCCGCGCCTGGTGGTCGCCGACGCCGGCAACTCCTTCCCGCTGCCGTCGGCCAATGCACCGCGCCGTTACCGCATCGAGGACGAACAGGGCAATGCGGTCGACGAAGGCACCGTCACCGCGGACGAACGCATGCTGCGGGCGCCGGCGTCCTGGGGCTACTACCGCCTGTTGATCGGCGAGGACGAATGCACGCTCGCCGCCGCCCCGCCACGCGCGTTCGGCGTGGGCGACATCGCTGGCGCCCTTCGCCGTCCCTGGGGCGTGGCCGTGCAGCTGTCCAGCCTGCGCCGGCCGGGTGACGGCGGCATCGGCGACTTCACCGCGCTGGAGCAATGCGCCCGCGCCGCGGCCGCGCGCGGCGCCGATGCGCTGGCGATCAGTCCCGTGCACGCGCTGTTCGCCGCGGCGCCCGAGCGCTACAGCCCGTATGCGCCTTCCAGCCGACTGTTCCTCAATCCGCTCTACGTCGACCCGGGTCGCGTGGGCGGCGCGTCGGCGCTGCGCACCGTGACCGATGCGCACAACCTGCGCCAGGAGTTGGCCGAGCTGGAATGGCTGGACCTGATCGACTGGCCGCGCGCGGCGCGTGCGCGCATGACCCTGCTGCGCACGCTGTTCGAATGGTCCACCGCCGACTCCAAACTGACCCAGGCGCTGTGCGCCTTCCGCCGCGAACAAGGCGAAGCGCTCGAACGCCACGCGCGTTTCGAGGCACTGCAGGTGCACTTCCGCGCGCACGATACGCCCGGTGGCTGGCAGGCCTGGCCTTCGGAGTACCACGACCCGGCCAGCCCCGCGGTCGCAACCTTCGCGCGCGAGCACAGCCGCGAGGTGGCATTCCACGCATTCCTGCAATGGATGGCGATGCGCGGCCTGGAGGATGCGCAGCACGCGGCGCGCGCCTCGGGCATGGCGATCGGGCTGATCTCGGACCTTGCGGTCGGCACCGACTCCGGGGGCAGCCAGGCCTGGAGCCACCAGGGCGAATTGCTGCACGGCCTGTCGGTCGGCGCGCCGCCGGACCTGCTCAACCGCAACGGGCAGGACTGGGGGCTGACCACGTTCTCGCCTTCGGGATTGAAGCGCAGCGGCTACGCCGGCTACCTCGCCATGCTGCGTGCAGCGCTGGCGCATGCCGGTGGCGTGCGCATCGACCACGTGCTGGGCTTGAAGCGCCTGTGGCTGGTGCCGCATGGGCACGGCGCCACCGAGGGTGCCTACGTGCGGTACCCCTTCGAGGACATGCTGCGGCTGCTGGCGATCGAGTCGCACCGCAACCGTGCGGTGGTGATCGGCGAGGATCTGGGCACGGTGCCGGCCGACTTCCGCCGGCGCGTCGGCGAGGCCGGCGTGCTCGGCATCCGCGTGCTGTGGTTCGAGCGTGCGGCCGACTGCGGCTTCATCGCACCGAAGCACTGGTCACCCGACGCGATGGCGACCACCTCGACCCACGACGTGCCGACGGTCGCGGGCTGGTGGAGCGGACGCGACATCGAATGGCGCGCGCGGGCCGGCCTTGCCGAGCCGGGCGTGGACGAGATCGCCGAGCGCGCGCTCGACCGCAGCCGGCTGTGGCGTGCGCTGTGTGCTTCGGGCGCGGCGCAGGCCGCCGGTGGCTTGCCGGACGAGGATCGACCGCCCTCGCCGGAGGATGTGACGCCGGTGGCCATCGCCGCGGCCGGCCACGTGGCACGCGCGCCGGCACCGCTGGTGGTGATTCCGGCCGAGGACCTGCTGGCGTTGCCGGAGCAACCCAACCTGCCAGGACCCACCGACGCGCTGCATCCGAACTGGCGTCGCCGACTGCCCGAGTCGGCCGCGCTGCTGTTCGACGGCGCGGTTGCGCAGGCGTGCTGTGGCGCTGTTGTTGCAGCGCGTGACGCATCGTGA